In a single window of the Dreissena polymorpha isolate Duluth1 chromosome 3, UMN_Dpol_1.0, whole genome shotgun sequence genome:
- the LOC127874991 gene encoding uncharacterized protein LOC127874991 isoform X3, whose translation MSQDTPITYFEEMKVKPEVVEAWGDDSAQTSKLKKLIRPLLIAMALCGCYNFSDIMYIVHGHSCNAKNALSSIYRFVYLVIILIMCIKYGVCLHYASSENKLLNVLAFLWVLSLLSSFIVYLKTTSRQFGNLEKCFKTWEEDIVRESKELGLRCPISVIKSRMKWAVTVATVVIVTNVAGLTLQAEMYPELASIHYFPLQNSIGAKIGFSVLAVMASALWIIPQAYAMVLSRILTLLFEIFTEKLEQDICSDRCTVPNNFQKLRLLHLKLSKLVSDLDKDLSWFYAADIGFGTGLGVFSLYQIMKTTMDTFTLILFMFWFLASLAIICFASTFAAFTHEAAHGPLDCIYNINVQDISVEKLAQLNLFLSKLTGTQIGFTTSGLLTITKEFILTLAGVFLTYLAVLYTL comes from the exons ATGTCACAAGACACACCTATTACATACTTTGAAGAAATGAAGGTCAAGCCGGAGGTTGTAGAAGCATGGGGTGATGATTCTGCACAAACATCCAAGCTTAAGAAGCTCATTCGACCACTTCTGATTGCTATGGCTCTGTGTGGGTGCTATAACTTCAGCGATATAATGTATATCGTCCACGGCCACAGTTGCAACGCCAAGAACGCGTTGTCTTCGATATACAGATTTGTGTATTTGGTGATTATATTGATTATGTGCATAAAATACGGAGTTTGCTTACATTACGCTTCATCTGAAAATAAACTGTTAAATGTCCTGGCGTTTCTATGGGTTCTGAGTCTGCTTTCATCATTCATCGTGTATTTAAAAACGACAAGTAGACAATTTGGTAACcttgaaaaatgctttaaaacttgGGAGGAGGACATTGTGCGGGAAAGCAAAGAACTTGGCCTACGTTGTCCAATCAGTGTGATAAAAAGCAGAATGAAATGGGCAGTTACTGTTGCAACTGTCGTTATAGTTACGAATGTAGCTGGTCTTACGCTACAGGCTGAAATGTACCCCGAACTTGCATCAATTCATTACTTCCCGTTGCAAAACAGCATTGGGGCCAAAATTGGATTCAGTGTACTAGCAGTAATGGCTTCCGCGCTCTGGATTATCCCGCAGGCATACGCGATGGTTCTTTCCAGAATACTCACATTACTTTTCGAGATATTTACGGAAAAACTGGAACAGGACATCTGCTCCGATAGGTGCACAGTACCAAACAATTTCCAGAAACTACGATTATTACACTTGAAGCTCTCCAAACTCGTTTCAGACCTTGACAAAGACCTTAGTTGGTTTTATGCCGCTGACATAGGGTTTGGGACAGGACTCGGCGTATTTTCTCTCTATCAGATCATGAAAACCACCATGGATACGTTCACCCTGATTTTGTTCATGTTCTGGTTTCTAGCCTCCCTGGCAATAATTTGTTTCGCTTCAACATTTGCCGCATTCACACATGAAGCG GCCCATGGACCACTTGACTGCATATACAACATAAACGTTCAGGACATATCTGTGGAGAAACTGGCGCAG TTGAACCTGTTCCTGTCGAAGCTGACGGGAACCCAGATCGGATTCACCACTAGTGGCCTTCTTACCATCACCAAGGAGTTCATACTCACG
- the LOC127874991 gene encoding uncharacterized protein LOC127874991 isoform X2, which translates to MSQDTPITYFEEMKVKPEVVEAWGDDSAQTSKLKKLIRPLLIAMALCGCYNFSDIMYIVHGHSCNAKNALSSIYRFVYLVIILIMCIKYGVCLHYASSENKLLNVLAFLWVLSLLSSFIVYLKTTSRQFGNLEKCFKTWEEDIVRESKELGLRCPISVIKSRMKWAVTVATVVIVTNVAGLTLQAEMYPELASIHYFPLQNSIGAKIGFSVLAVMASALWIIPQAYAMVLSRILTLLFEIFTEKLEQDICSDRCTVPNNFQKLRLLHLKLSKLVSDLDKDLSWFYAADIGFGTGLGVFSLYQIMKTTMDTFTLILFMFWFLASLAIICFASTFAAFTHEAAHGPLDCIYNINVQDISVEKLAQLNLFLSKLTGTQIGFTTSGLLTITKEFILTLAGVFLTYLAVLYTL; encoded by the exons ATGTCACAAGACACACCTATTACATACTTTGAAGAAATGAAGGTCAAGCCGGAGGTTGTAGAAGCATGGGGTGATGATTCTGCACAAACATCCAAGCTTAAGAAGCTCATTCGACCACTTCTGATTGCTATGGCTCTGTGTGGGTGCTATAACTTCAGCGATATAATGTATATCGTCCACGGCCACAGTTGCAACGCCAAGAACGCGTTGTCTTCGATATACAGATTTGTGTATTTGGTGATTATATTGATTATGTGCATAAAATACGGAGTTTGCTTACATTACGCTTCATCTGAAAATAAACTGTTAAATGTCCTGGCGTTTCTATGGGTTCTGAGTCTGCTTTCATCATTCATCGTGTATTTAAAAACGACAAGTAGACAATTTGGTAACcttgaaaaatgctttaaaacttgGGAGGAGGACATTGTGCGGGAAAGCAAAGAACTTGGCCTACGTTGTCCAATCAGTGTGATAAAAAGCAGAATGAAATGGGCAGTTACTGTTGCAACTGTCGTTATAGTTACGAATGTAGCTGGTCTTACGCTACAGGCTGAAATGTACCCCGAACTTGCATCAATTCATTACTTCCCGTTGCAAAACAGCATTGGGGCCAAAATTGGATTCAGTGTACTAGCAGTAATGGCTTCCGCGCTCTGGATTATCCCGCAGGCATACGCGATGGTTCTTTCCAGAATACTCACATTACTTTTCGAGATATTTACGGAAAAACTGGAACAGGACATCTGCTCCGATAGGTGCACAGTACCAAACAATTTCCAGAAACTACGATTATTACACTTGAAGCTCTCCAAACTCGTTTCAGACCTTGACAAAGACCTTAGTTGGTTTTATGCCGCTGACATAGGGTTTGGGACAGGACTCGGCGTATTTTCTCTCTATCAGATCATGAAAACCACCATGGATACGTTCACCCTGATTTTGTTCATGTTCTGGTTTCTAGCCTCCCTGGCAATAATTTGTTTCGCTTCAACATTTGCCGCATTCACACATGAAGCG GCCCATGGACCACTTGACTGCATATACAACATAAACGTTCAGGACATATCTGTGGAGAAACTGGCGCAG TTGAACCTGTTCCTGTCGAAGCTGACGGGAACCCAGATCGGATTCACCACTAGTGGCCTTCTTACCATCACCAAGGAGTTCATACTCACG CTTGCAGGGGTATTCCTGACTTATTTGGCAGTTCTCTACACGCTGTGA